In Mesorhizobium sp. M9A.F.Ca.ET.002.03.1.2, the DNA window CTCGCGCTCGGCATCATGATCCCGATCCGCCTCGCCACTGTCGCCATCCTGCAGCTGATGGTGGCAAGCGGGCTGGTCAACACACTGACGGCGCTGATCCTCGTCTACACGGCACAAGGCCTGCCGCTTGCCGTCTTCATCCTGTCGGAATTCATGAAGCAGGTGTCCGACGATTTGAAGAATGCCGGCAGGATCGACGGCCTGTCCGAATACACCATCTTCTTCCGCCTGGTGCTGCCGCTGGTCAGGCCATCCATGGCGACGGTTGCCGTCTTCACCATGATCCCAATCTGGAACGATCTGTGGTTCCCGCTGATCCTGGCGCCGTCGGAAGAGACCAAGACGGTGACGCTGGGCGCGCAGCTATTCCTCGGCCAGTTCGTCACCAATTGGAACGCGATCCTAGCCGCATTGTCGCTGGCGATCATGCCGGTGCTGATCCTCTATG includes these proteins:
- a CDS encoding carbohydrate ABC transporter permease produces the protein MSTATRSLPRTIGAHAILLTYTAIALFPVILVVMNSFKSRAGIFGAPLTPPTPATFDLIGYTTVIGQGDFIHYFQNSLVVTVASLFFVLLFGAMAAFALSEYRFRGNSLMGLYLALGIMIPIRLATVAILQLMVASGLVNTLTALILVYTAQGLPLAVFILSEFMKQVSDDLKNAGRIDGLSEYTIFFRLVLPLVRPSMATVAVFTMIPIWNDLWFPLILAPSEETKTVTLGAQLFLGQFVTNWNAILAALSLAIMPVLILYVIFSRQLIRGITSGAVK